The Mercurialis annua linkage group LG2, ddMerAnnu1.2, whole genome shotgun sequence genome contains a region encoding:
- the LOC126670026 gene encoding zinc transporter 4, chloroplastic-like isoform X2, with protein sequence MLFFEDLLELFSLDRFRSKTLDFSESFIESMTRSCDTTELDACRDDSAAFVLKFVAIASILLAGIAGVAIPLIGKHRRFLRTDSSLFVAAKAFAAGVILATGFVHMLSGGSEALTNPCLPEYPWGKFPFSGFFAMVAALLTLLVDFLGTQYYEKKQGLNRSATVEQGRVGSVNVEAGVDSGIVSFVEGNERVGSNVKVFGEEDNGGMHIVGMHAHAAHHRHSHPDGQNGCDGHVKASEHGHGHSHGHAHGHSHGFGDGDDESGVRHVVVSQVLELGIVSHSVIIGLSLGVSQSPCTIRPLIAALSFHQFFEGFALGGCISQAQFKVSSATIMACFFAITTPVGIGIGTAIASFYNPHSHGALIAEGILDSLSAGILVYMALVDLIAADFLSKRMSCNFRLQLVSYCLLFLGAGMMSALAIWA encoded by the exons ATGCTATTCTTCGAG GATCTATTGGAATTATTTTCTCTTGATCGTTTTAGATCAAAGACTCTCGACTTTTCCG AATCTTTCATTGAATCCATGACAAGAAGCTGCGATACAACCGAACTCGATGCTTGTCGGGATGACTCAGCTGCGTTTGTCCTAAAATTCGTCGCTATAGCGTCAATTCTCCTTGCCGGAATTGCTGGCGTCGCTATTCCTCTCATCGGAAAGCACCGCCGTTTCCTCCGTACGGATAGCAGCCTATTTGTTGCGGCAAAGGCATTCGCAGCGGGAGTTATTCTGGCGACCGGTTTTGTTCACATGCTTTCGGGTGGATCGGAGGCTTTAACGAATCCTTGCTTACCCGAATACCCATGGGGCAAGTTTCCGTTTTCGGGTTTCTTTGCTATGGTGGCGGCCTTGTTAACTCTACTTGTGGATTTTCTGGGTACTCAATATTATGAGAAAAAACAAGGGTTGAACCGGTCCGCTACTGTGGAGCAAGGACGGGTCGGATCTGTTAATGTAGAAGCGGGTGTGGATTCTGGAATTGTATCATTTGTGGAGGGAAATGAAAGGGTTGGATCCAATGTGAAGGTTTTTGGAGAAGAAGATAATGGTGGGATGCATATTGTTGGAATGCATGCGCATGCAGCGCATCATAGACATAGCCACCCTGACGGTCAGAATGGTTGTGACGGGCACGTTAAGGCTTCCGAGCATGGGCATGGACATAGTCATGGACATGCGCACGGGCACAGTCACGGTTTTGGAGACGGTGACGATGAAAGTGGTGTACGACACGTCGTCGTTTCACAG GTACTGGAGCTTGGGATAGTGTCACATTCAGTGATAATTGGGTTATCACTTGGAGTGTCACAAAGTCCATGCACCATAAGACCCTTAATAGCGGCACTATCATTTCACCAATTCTTTGAAGGATTTGCATTAGGAGGGTGCATCTCTCAAGCACAGTTCAAGGTTTCATCGGCAACAATAATGGCTTGTTTTTTTGCCATTACAACGCCAGTCGGAATTGGGATCGGAACAGCGATTGCTTCGTTCTATAATCCGCATAGCCACGGAGCACTGATTGCTGAAGGGATTTTGGATTCGTTGTCTGCTGGAATTCTTGTGTATATGGCGTTGGTGGACTTAATTGCTGCCGATTTTCTAAGTAAAAGAATGAGCTGCAATTTTAGGCTTCAACTTGTGTCTTATTGCTTGCTCTTCTTAGGGGCTGGTATGATGTCTGCACTTGCTATCTGGGCTTGA
- the LOC126670026 gene encoding zinc transporter 4, chloroplastic-like isoform X1 → MLFFEDLLELFSLDRFRSKTLDFSAESFIESMTRSCDTTELDACRDDSAAFVLKFVAIASILLAGIAGVAIPLIGKHRRFLRTDSSLFVAAKAFAAGVILATGFVHMLSGGSEALTNPCLPEYPWGKFPFSGFFAMVAALLTLLVDFLGTQYYEKKQGLNRSATVEQGRVGSVNVEAGVDSGIVSFVEGNERVGSNVKVFGEEDNGGMHIVGMHAHAAHHRHSHPDGQNGCDGHVKASEHGHGHSHGHAHGHSHGFGDGDDESGVRHVVVSQVLELGIVSHSVIIGLSLGVSQSPCTIRPLIAALSFHQFFEGFALGGCISQAQFKVSSATIMACFFAITTPVGIGIGTAIASFYNPHSHGALIAEGILDSLSAGILVYMALVDLIAADFLSKRMSCNFRLQLVSYCLLFLGAGMMSALAIWA, encoded by the exons ATGCTATTCTTCGAG GATCTATTGGAATTATTTTCTCTTGATCGTTTTAGATCAAAGACTCTCGACTTTTCCG CAGAATCTTTCATTGAATCCATGACAAGAAGCTGCGATACAACCGAACTCGATGCTTGTCGGGATGACTCAGCTGCGTTTGTCCTAAAATTCGTCGCTATAGCGTCAATTCTCCTTGCCGGAATTGCTGGCGTCGCTATTCCTCTCATCGGAAAGCACCGCCGTTTCCTCCGTACGGATAGCAGCCTATTTGTTGCGGCAAAGGCATTCGCAGCGGGAGTTATTCTGGCGACCGGTTTTGTTCACATGCTTTCGGGTGGATCGGAGGCTTTAACGAATCCTTGCTTACCCGAATACCCATGGGGCAAGTTTCCGTTTTCGGGTTTCTTTGCTATGGTGGCGGCCTTGTTAACTCTACTTGTGGATTTTCTGGGTACTCAATATTATGAGAAAAAACAAGGGTTGAACCGGTCCGCTACTGTGGAGCAAGGACGGGTCGGATCTGTTAATGTAGAAGCGGGTGTGGATTCTGGAATTGTATCATTTGTGGAGGGAAATGAAAGGGTTGGATCCAATGTGAAGGTTTTTGGAGAAGAAGATAATGGTGGGATGCATATTGTTGGAATGCATGCGCATGCAGCGCATCATAGACATAGCCACCCTGACGGTCAGAATGGTTGTGACGGGCACGTTAAGGCTTCCGAGCATGGGCATGGACATAGTCATGGACATGCGCACGGGCACAGTCACGGTTTTGGAGACGGTGACGATGAAAGTGGTGTACGACACGTCGTCGTTTCACAG GTACTGGAGCTTGGGATAGTGTCACATTCAGTGATAATTGGGTTATCACTTGGAGTGTCACAAAGTCCATGCACCATAAGACCCTTAATAGCGGCACTATCATTTCACCAATTCTTTGAAGGATTTGCATTAGGAGGGTGCATCTCTCAAGCACAGTTCAAGGTTTCATCGGCAACAATAATGGCTTGTTTTTTTGCCATTACAACGCCAGTCGGAATTGGGATCGGAACAGCGATTGCTTCGTTCTATAATCCGCATAGCCACGGAGCACTGATTGCTGAAGGGATTTTGGATTCGTTGTCTGCTGGAATTCTTGTGTATATGGCGTTGGTGGACTTAATTGCTGCCGATTTTCTAAGTAAAAGAATGAGCTGCAATTTTAGGCTTCAACTTGTGTCTTATTGCTTGCTCTTCTTAGGGGCTGGTATGATGTCTGCACTTGCTATCTGGGCTTGA
- the LOC130015132 gene encoding uncharacterized protein LOC130015132 — protein MCVNMNLWPKENAIWEAGKEFELGMVFSSRYAVQTCAASYHIAANKEYKSSVTTGKTIVLVCVNNDTCNWRLRASLLKCESDWMITRYNGPHQCSGQSMNQDHRNLRARQIAEHIDTQLHLQRDIRIKTLQEGIFQKLRVRPGYKKTWYAKEKAIANRFGQWDDSFKEICHFMTNVTVANPRTVWHATGTPIENNPQFRTFKHMFWTYEPVVKGFQYCKPVVYIDDTHTYGKYEMTLLIVDCFCNLLPRHQQRRVRPFPRTSRVTTEPTTRTPMQEREMVAQVDVTSPSVQAVGRIVTETTCARTSRSLADMTIGLLANRVTLTRFATLAMQTA, from the exons ATGTGTGTCAATATGAATCTGTGGcctaaagaaaatgcaatatgGGAAGCTGGCAAAGAGTTTGAATTGGGGATGGTTTTTAGTTCGAGGTATGCTGTCCAGACATGCGCGGCGAGTTATCACATTGCAGCTAATAAAGAATACAAGAGCAGTGTAACAACTGGTAAAACAATAGTTCTTGTGTGTGTGAACAATGACACTTGCAATTGGAGGTTGCGTGCGTCGCTTTTAAAATGCGAGTCGGACTGGATGATAACAAGATATAACGGCCCCCACCAATGCAGCGGCCAATCAATGAACCAAGACCATCGCAATTTAAGAGCGCGACAGATAGCTGAACACATCGACACGCAATTGCATCTGCAACGTGACATTAGGATTAAAACACTTCAAGAGGGCATTTTTCAGAAACTGCGAGTTAGGCCCGGATACAAAAAAACTTGGTATGCCAAGGAAAAGGCCATTGCAAACAGGTTCGGACAATGGGACGACTCTTTCAAGGAGATTTGTCATTTTATGACGAATGTCACCGTTGCTAATCCCAGGACAGTCTGGCATGCTAccg GTACACCAATTGAAAACAATCCACAATTCAGAACTTTCAAGCATATGTTTTGGACTTACGAGCCAGTGGTGAAGGGTTTTCAGTATTGCAAGCCTGTGGTGTACATCGACGACACCCACACATATGGAAAATACGAAATGACTTTGTTGATTGTTGATTGCTTCTGCAATTTGTTACCCCGCCACCAGCAACGACGAGTACGGCCATTCCCCAGGACCAGCAGGGTGACGACGGAGCCGACGACGAGGACGCCGATGCAGGAGAGGGAGATGGTCGCCCAGGTCGACGTTACCTCACCATCAGTACAGGCCGTCGGGCGAATCGTAACAGAAACAACTTGCGCTCGAACCTCCCGGTCACTAGCAGATATGACGATAGGACTCCTAG caaaccgcgtaacacTTACGCGGTTTGCCACGTTGGCAATGCAAACCGCGTAA